The following nucleotide sequence is from Pirellulales bacterium.
AGCGGCTCACGGTAGCGGAAGGCATCAGGGCCAGCGCTAACTTTAGAGGAAATAGGCAGTTACCCAATCCACGCAACTTCAATTGCGAAAGGACGGCAATTTGGTATGTGCGATGTACATTTCCGGGTTTGCCATACACGGTATTGTCATTCATTGCAATTGAGACCTGGGAAAGTTTGGAATACCGCATATTCTCCAGTCATATCTAAAAGTACGCGCTGGCCCTGCGGAAGGCATGCTCCCGCCCGCAGCTTGTTCGATGGTATCGCTATGCCCCAAGCGATTAGCAGGAACCTGCAGCATATATTCCGGCAAGGCAGTCAACCAACTCACCAGTATTGCGACCAAGAGAGGAGTTGATTTGTACCTCAAGTGGCCATACCACGCGGCCGTCATAAACGCATTTGAGCAGATGAGCAGCATGGCTGTCCGCACGAGGAATCTCCGAAGTTGGGGCGAATACTTGCAATGGCAAAGAAATACGTTGCGTTGACAAAACGAAACAATTTGGCGGAATTGTGGGCGCATTCCACGATGAATTTTCCCCACATCGCAAAAAATACCTACTTCGGCGTCAATGAGAAGGCGAAACAATTCGCGAAACTCGATGAAAACTCGTATAATAGAGGAATCGTAAATCCCTGCTTGAATGGTCGAAATTCGTTTTCGGCATATGGGATGCAGAAGTTCGCCAGAGGTGTCGAATACGGTTAGTTCTGGTGTCCGGCACGCAACTTCTTGTCGTCAGATTGACGACTCCCTCTTTCGCACAGGAGTATCAGCCATGCGGACATCAATTCCGTTGGCAGCAGCGGCAGTCACAACCGTGGTTTCGTTGATTGGCTTCTTCGGATTGCCGGAGGCCGGTCTTGCCCAAATTGGGAATGTGCCGCCAACTCCAGTCCCTGCCGATTCGTCGCTAGACGATCCGACCGAGCCAGCGCGCGCCGATGGCGGTGCCAACTTGAGGGGCGCCGAAGTACTAACCCGCGGCCCAGTTCACGAGGCATTTGCCAGTCCAACGCCGCTCGACCCTCAAGCGACTCCGACAATCAAGCGTAAGCCTCCTGATTCGATTGAAGAAGTTCCGCCCGACGAGCAACCCGATGGCGACCATGTTGTCTGGATCCCCGGCTATTGGTCATGGGACGACGAGCGCAACGATTTTATTTGGGTCAGCGGCCTCTATCGGAACGCCCCGCCGAACCAGACATGGGTTCCAGGTTGCTGGAACGAAGTGTCCGATGGCTACCAATGGACGCCGGGATTTTGGACGTCGGCAAAACAGGATGCTGTGACGTATTTGGATACAGCGCCGCCAGCGTCGTTGGAATCTGGCCCTTCCAGTCCTTCGCCTTCCGACGATCACTTTTGGATACCCGGTTGTTGGATCTATCAAGACATTCGTTATGTCTGGCGACCAGGATATTGGTCGGCGGCGCAACCCAATTGGGTGTGGGTGCCAGCTCACTATCAATGGAGTCTTGGCGGGTACATTTTCGTTCCAGGCTATTGGGACTTCTTGCCGGTTTCTCGCGGTTTTCTGTTTGCGCCCGTCTATTTCACTCAGCCGATTTATTATCAGCCAGCGTTCGTCTTTCGCCCGGCAGTCGTGATTGATTCCGGATTCTTCTCCGCCAACCTATTTTGCCGCCCATCATTTTGTAATTACTACTTTGGCGATTATTTCGGCGTGCAATACTCGAATGTTGGGTTTCGCCCATGGTTTTCGGTCGCTGTCGGCATCGGCGGCAGACCCTGCTACGATCCTTTTTTTACCTACTATAACTGCCACAACCGGCATCACGACCGCGATTGGCTGGTTCATGCGCAGCGCCGCTATGACCAATTGCGCCACGACGAGCATCTGCGACCGCCACACACGTTTGTCGCCGCCCACAACGACACTCGGCGAGCAGGTCGTGCAAACCAAGGCAGCCACGAAGCGATAGCGAAGGCTCTGAGCGACGTGAAGCGCGATGGCGGCACTGGCGATGTGAAAGCACGCACCGTCAATCTTGCCGACCGCGGCAAGTTTATCAAACAAGCAGCGGAGCTAAGAGATTTTGCCAAACATCGGAAGGAAGTGGAAAAGAAGTTCGATTTATCGCAAACCGATCGCAACGCGGATCGTCATCGCGCTAGCAATGCTGGGGCGGTCGCGAAGTCACCTGACAGGAATATGAGGCTGCCAGCGCTGGCCAAAATCGATTCGCCGGCGCTCGATCGCAACAAATTGGCCGGCGACAAATTGGGCCATTCAACCGACGCGGCCAGGAAGGTAGGTTCGCACGATCGCCCGACGCCCGCAACAGGGCCACGACGGGACGATGAACTTCGGCTTAAAGTAGGCGGCTCGAACGCCTAGGACTTGGACCGCGGCCGGGCGGCAATCAATCAATCGGCGACAGATGCGAAAAAGCCCCGCGGCGAAGAACATCGCACCGATGGCCCTGGGCGCAACGAAATTACCGCTGGAATCGAAAAGAAGCAAGTGGACCCTGCCAGCGCGGGTAAGGAGCCGATCAATCGCGCACCTGAATCGAACAAGTCAGCCAATCGCGAGATAACGAATCGTCCTGCGCTCACCCAGTCTGATACTGCCAATCGCCGGTCGACAGAAAACAATGTCATTCCACGAAAAGCAACGAGTGGCCCCAAGAATCCGTCCGATCGGCCTCCCAATAGGTCGCCGCCGACTTCCGCCGCTCCGGGCGACAATGCGATCGGACTGTCCCGCTCAGGGGGTGCTATATCGGGATCGAATCGCGACGACCGCAACGGTCAGCACACAAAGCGGCAGCCGGACAGGCCGAACGAGACCAATCCGCCGCGATCGAATGTCGATCTCTCCACGAATTCACCCGATTTATCCAGTGTCACTCGGAGCGTCGACGAACAACTCAAAACACAGCGAGAAGCTCGCGAGACTAAAAAAGA
It contains:
- a CDS encoding DMT family protein, with protein sequence MRTAMLLICSNAFMTAAWYGHLRYKSTPLLVAILVSWLTALPEYMLQVPANRLGHSDTIEQAAGGSMPSAGPARTFRYDWRICGIPNFPRSQLQ
- a CDS encoding YXWGXW repeat-containing protein, whose translation is MRTSIPLAAAAVTTVVSLIGFFGLPEAGLAQIGNVPPTPVPADSSLDDPTEPARADGGANLRGAEVLTRGPVHEAFASPTPLDPQATPTIKRKPPDSIEEVPPDEQPDGDHVVWIPGYWSWDDERNDFIWVSGLYRNAPPNQTWVPGCWNEVSDGYQWTPGFWTSAKQDAVTYLDTAPPASLESGPSSPSPSDDHFWIPGCWIYQDIRYVWRPGYWSAAQPNWVWVPAHYQWSLGGYIFVPGYWDFLPVSRGFLFAPVYFTQPIYYQPAFVFRPAVVIDSGFFSANLFCRPSFCNYYFGDYFGVQYSNVGFRPWFSVAVGIGGRPCYDPFFTYYNCHNRHHDRDWLVHAQRRYDQLRHDEHLRPPHTFVAAHNDTRRAGRANQGSHEAIAKALSDVKRDGGTGDVKARTVNLADRGKFIKQAAELRDFAKHRKEVEKKFDLSQTDRNADRHRASNAGAVAKSPDRNMRLPALAKIDSPALDRNKLAGDKLGHSTDAARKVGSHDRPTPATGPRRDDELRLKVGGSNA